A section of the Camelus dromedarius isolate mCamDro1 chromosome 14, mCamDro1.pat, whole genome shotgun sequence genome encodes:
- the POU3F1 gene encoding POU domain, class 3, transcription factor 1, which yields MATTAQYLPRGPGGGAGGTGPLMHPDAAAAAAAAAAAERLHAGAAYREVQKLMHHEWLGAGAGHPVGLAHPQWLPTGGGGGGDWAGGPHLEHGKAGGGGTGRADDGGGGGGFHARLVHQGAAHAGAAWAQGGTAHHLGPAMSPSPGAGGGHQPQPLGLYAQAAYPGGGGGGLAGMLAAGGGGAGPGLHHALHEDGHEAQLEPSPPPHLGAHGHAHGHAHAGGLHAAAAHLHPGAGGGGSSVGEHSDEDAPSSDDLEQFAKQFKQRRIKLGFTQADVGLALGTLYGNVFSQTTICRFEALQLSFKNMCKLKPLLNKWLEETDSSSGSPTNLDKIAAQGRKRKKRTSIEVGVKGALESHFLKCPKPSAHEITGLADSLQLEKEVVRVWFCNRRQKEKRMTPAAGAGHPPMDDVYAPGELGPGGGGASPPSAPPPPPPAALHHHHHHTLPGSVQ from the coding sequence ATGGCCACCACCGCGCAGTACCTGCCGCGGGGCCCCGGCGGCGGAGCCGGGGGCACGGGACCGCTTATGCACCCGGACGCCGccgcggcagcggcagcggcggcagccGCCGAACGGTTGCACGCGGGGGCCGCGTACCGCGAAGTGCAGAAGCTGATGCACCACGAGTGGCTGGGCGCGGGCGCGGGCCACCCCGTGGGCCTAGCGCACCCCCAGTGGCTACCCACgggaggaggcggaggcggcGACTGGGCCGGCGGCCCGCACCTGGAACACGGCAAggcgggcggcggcggcaccGGCCGAGCCGACGacggtggcggtggcggcggttTCCACGCGCGCCTAGTGCACCAGGGGGCGGCCCACGCGGGCGCGGCATGGGCGCAGGGCGGCACAGCGCACCACTTGGGCCCTGCCATGTCGCCGTCGCCTGGGGCCGGCGGGGGCCACCAGCCCCAACCGCTCGGTCTGTACGCGCAGGCCGCCTACccggggggcggcggcggcggcctggCTGGGATGCTGGCAGCGGGCGGCGGAGGCGCGGGGCCGGGCCTGCACCACGCACTGCACGAGGACGGCCACGAGGCGCAGCTGGAGCCGTCGCCTCCGCCGCACCTGGGCGCCCACGGACATGCACACGGACATGCACACGCCGGCGGCCTGCACGCGGCGGCGGCGCACCTGCACCCAGGCGCGGGCGGTGGTGGTTCGTCGGTGGGCGAGCACTCGGACGAGGACGCGCCCAGCTCGGACGACCTGGAGCAGTTCGCCAAGCAGTTCAAGCAGCGGCGTATCAAGCTGGGCTTCACGCAGGCCGATGTGGGGCTGGCGCTGGGCACGCTGTACGGTAACGTGTTCTCGCAGACCACCATCTGCCGCTTCGAGGCCCTGCAGCTGAGCTTCAAGAACATGTGCAAGCTCAAGCCGCTGCTCAACAAGTGGCTGGAGGAGACCGACTCGTCCAGCGGCAGCCCCACCAACCTGGACAAGATCGCGGCGCAGGGCCGCAAGCGTAAGAAGCGCACGTCCATCGAGGTGGGGGTCAAAGGCGCGCTAGAGAGCCACTTCCTCAAGTGCCCCAAGCCCTCGGCGCACGAGATCACGGGCTTGGCCGACAGTCTGCAGCTGGAGAAGGAGGTAGTGCGCGTCTGGTTCTGCAACCGGCGGCAGAAGGAGAAGCGTATGACCCCCGCAGCCGGCGCCGGCCACCCGCCCATGGACGACGTTTACGCACCCGGTGAGctggggccgggcgggggcggtGCGTCGCCACCCTCAgcacccccgccgcccccgccggccgcgctgcaccaccaccaccaccacacactgCCCGGCTCCGTGCAGTGA